The genomic stretch GACGGGCAAGTCTTACAAGCCCGGCGCGGAGTGCCACGATAAAGTCGGCTGTGGTGGTCATGAAATGTTCCACTTCAAGGCAGTGAAAGCCGGTGTTGGCGATATTGACCTCTCTTATTCGCGCCCGTGGGAAAAACAACCTCAACCGGATGATAAGGAAGCGGTTATTAAGGTGACCGTGAAGTAAGGTACGTTTGCCGTCAGGGGCCCGCCTACTTGATTTACCAGCCTCGCCCCTGACGGCTGTTATCGCCAAACACCGCGTATTCCCCCACCCACCATCGATAGCACCACATCCCTCCCCTGCCTCATGCCGTAGTAGCCATGAAGCACGGGAAAGACTCACCACAAGCTGTCGTCGNNNNNNNNNNNNNNNNNNNNNNNNNNNNNNNNNNNNNNNNNNNNNNNNNNNNNNNNNNNNNNNNNNNNNNNNNNNNNNNNNNNNNNNNNNNNNNNNNNNNGGGATACTTACAGTATCATGGGGCGAAAAGCGCTAGATTAAGCCAACGAGGTATAACACAGGAAAAACCATGCGGTTTGATGACGGGTTATGGCGCAATAAACTGATTGCCTTGCTGATTATTGTCGTGGTGATTGAACTGCTGTTATTGCTGATCCCTTGGGATCACCGTTGAGTCATGCCACCGGCATTGAGCCATAAGCAAATAAATCGTTCAGAGAATCCGCCAGTCGACGTAAGATAGGTTTTATCATTACCGCCAGGCCCATACGGTTCGTCAGGTGCAAGGCTTATTACCATAGCAATGCAATAACTATAGCAATACAACACCATAGCAACACAATCACGAGGGTTCACATGAACAAGCCACATACCCCCTTGCTGGCGATTGCCTTGTCGCTGCTGTCATTGACGGCGTCCGCCGCCGATGGCTACAAAAACCTGAAATTCGGGTCTTCCGCCGCCACTATCCGGCAACAGGCGAA from Dickeya zeae NCPPB 2538 encodes the following:
- a CDS encoding protease inhibitor I42 family protein — encoded protein: MKKFMFAVGLLFPLSAMAATAVENQHKEVKVGEQFEVTLPANPSTGYTWAIKKLPDVVVLTGKSYKPGAECHDKVGCGGHEMFHFKAVKAGVGDIDLSYSRPWEKQPQPDDKEAVIKVTVK